The Mycolicibacterium mageritense genome contains a region encoding:
- a CDS encoding DUF305 domain-containing protein, producing MWTWKQTTLMGAGALVAVAVTAGCSGNSDQAAPSPSPSAAASSSLAPTTASQDQAHNDADVMFAQHMIPHHQQAVEMSDMLLGKQGIDKRVTDLATQIKAAQGPEIEQMQGWLKQWGNPPMPPMSSMPSGDMGHGNMGDMGHGATGGDMPAMQGMMSDADMTALQNAQGVEAAKLFLTQMIAHHEGAITMAKDEIEKGQYPTAVQMAKAIVTTQQQEIDTMRNILGTL from the coding sequence ATGTGGACGTGGAAGCAGACAACCCTGATGGGCGCCGGCGCACTCGTGGCGGTGGCCGTCACGGCAGGCTGTAGTGGCAACTCCGACCAGGCCGCGCCGTCGCCGAGCCCGTCGGCCGCCGCGAGCAGTTCGCTGGCGCCGACCACGGCATCGCAGGACCAGGCGCACAACGACGCCGATGTGATGTTTGCCCAGCACATGATCCCGCACCATCAGCAGGCGGTCGAGATGAGCGACATGCTGCTGGGCAAGCAGGGCATCGACAAGCGCGTCACCGATCTGGCCACCCAGATCAAGGCGGCGCAGGGCCCCGAGATCGAGCAGATGCAGGGCTGGCTCAAGCAGTGGGGCAACCCGCCCATGCCGCCGATGTCGTCCATGCCGTCAGGGGACATGGGCCACGGAAACATGGGCGACATGGGGCACGGCGCGACAGGCGGCGACATGCCCGCGATGCAGGGCATGATGTCAGACGCCGACATGACCGCACTGCAGAACGCCCAGGGCGTCGAGGCCGCCAAACTGTTCCTCACCCAGATGATCGCGCATCACGAGGGTGCGATCACCATGGCCAAGGACGAGATCGAGAAGGGGCAGTACCCCACCGCCGTGCAGATGGCCAAGGCGATCGTGACCACTCAGCAGCAGGAGATCGACACCATGCGGAACATTCTGGGTACGCTTTAG
- a CDS encoding PLP-dependent cysteine synthase family protein gives MNHVLSAHSFHVLRRNRGPNTMVGHTPALWISAPFAADGRGFWAKLEGFNPGGMKDRPAMHMVEQARARGDLRPGGRIIESTSGTLGLGLAFAGTVYHHPVTLVTDPGLEPIIARMLTAYGAEVSMVAEPHPSGGWQQARRDRVNELLAADASAWYPDQYNNPDNVEAYRPLALELNAQIGHVDVLVCSVGTGGHSAGIARVLREFNPQMRLIGVDTIGSTIFGQPAATRVMRGLGSSIYPRNVDYGAFDEVHWVAPADAVATCRTLAATYYASGGWSVGAVGLVAGWAARNQPRGTTIAAVFPDGPQRYFDTVYNDDYCRELGLLDHRPADEPETIGDPNERVVQTWTRCETVVDPMAVAK, from the coding sequence ATGAACCATGTCCTGTCCGCACATTCCTTCCACGTCCTGCGCCGAAACCGCGGGCCCAACACCATGGTCGGCCATACCCCGGCGCTGTGGATCTCCGCTCCGTTCGCCGCCGACGGGCGCGGATTCTGGGCGAAGCTCGAAGGATTCAACCCAGGTGGCATGAAAGACCGGCCCGCGATGCACATGGTCGAGCAGGCCCGGGCCAGGGGAGACCTCAGGCCCGGCGGGCGCATCATCGAATCGACAAGCGGCACCCTGGGTCTCGGGCTGGCCTTCGCGGGCACCGTGTACCACCATCCCGTCACGTTGGTGACAGATCCGGGGCTCGAACCCATCATCGCGCGCATGCTCACGGCGTACGGCGCCGAGGTGTCGATGGTCGCCGAACCGCACCCCAGCGGCGGCTGGCAACAGGCCCGCCGCGACCGGGTCAACGAATTGCTCGCCGCTGACGCGTCCGCCTGGTACCCGGACCAATACAACAATCCCGACAATGTCGAGGCCTACCGGCCGCTCGCGCTCGAACTCAACGCGCAGATCGGTCACGTCGACGTGCTGGTGTGCTCGGTCGGCACCGGCGGGCATTCCGCCGGGATAGCCCGAGTATTGCGCGAGTTCAACCCGCAGATGCGACTGATCGGGGTCGACACCATCGGCTCGACGATCTTCGGTCAGCCCGCCGCGACGCGCGTCATGCGGGGTCTTGGCTCGAGCATCTATCCCCGCAACGTCGACTACGGCGCGTTCGACGAGGTGCACTGGGTCGCACCGGCCGACGCCGTGGCGACATGCCGCACGCTGGCCGCCACGTACTACGCGAGCGGAGGCTGGAGCGTCGGCGCGGTCGGGTTGGTCGCCGGGTGGGCGGCGCGAAACCAGCCGCGCGGCACCACGATCGCCGCGGTCTTCCCCGACGGCCCGCAGCGCTATTTCGACACCGTCTACAACGACGACTACTGCCGGGAGCTCGGGTTGCTCGATCACCGACCGGCCGACGAACCGGAGACGATCGGCGACCCGAACGAGCGCGTCGTGCAGACGTGGACCCGCTGCGAGACCGTCGTCGATCCGATGGCGGTGGCGAAGTGA
- a CDS encoding MFS transporter yields the protein MSGLVAQFRSFDLPSRLLMVNQFGINLGFYMLMPYLAGFLAGPLGLAAWAVGLVLGVRNFSQQGMFIVGGTLADRLGYKPLIVAGCLLRTAGFGLLVFADSLPVMLIASAATGFAGALFNPAVRAYLAADAGDRRVEAFATFNVFYQAGILLGPLVGMALIALDFRVTAAVAAAVFAVLTVAQLLALPRHATEPAAQRGSVLDDWRSVVANRSFLMFAAAMIGSYVLSFQVYLALPLQAAYLAPGAQSWVVAGLFVVSGLVAVAGQLRITRWFAARWGAGRSLVIGMLLLAVAFVPVAVVPDSGRLGVVALLATAALLALGSAAVFPFEMDTVVSLSGDRLVATHYGFYNTIVGVGILLGNLATGSAITAARAVDRPELVWLGLLAVGVVSALALWVLHRRGHLRPRILTASGR from the coding sequence GTGAGCGGTCTCGTCGCACAGTTCCGCAGCTTCGATCTGCCCAGCCGGCTGTTGATGGTCAACCAGTTCGGCATCAACCTCGGCTTCTACATGCTGATGCCCTATCTGGCCGGTTTTCTTGCCGGGCCACTGGGATTGGCGGCGTGGGCGGTGGGCCTGGTCCTCGGTGTTCGCAACTTCTCGCAGCAGGGCATGTTCATCGTCGGCGGCACATTGGCCGACCGGCTCGGCTACAAGCCGCTGATCGTCGCGGGATGTCTGTTGCGCACCGCGGGGTTCGGTCTGCTGGTCTTCGCGGACTCGTTGCCGGTCATGCTGATCGCCTCGGCGGCAACAGGTTTCGCCGGGGCACTGTTCAATCCGGCGGTGCGGGCCTATCTCGCCGCGGATGCGGGCGACCGGCGCGTCGAGGCGTTCGCCACGTTCAACGTGTTCTACCAGGCGGGGATCCTGTTGGGGCCGCTGGTCGGAATGGCCTTGATCGCGTTGGATTTCCGGGTGACCGCCGCGGTGGCCGCTGCGGTGTTCGCGGTGCTGACGGTGGCCCAGCTGCTGGCGCTGCCGCGGCACGCGACCGAACCTGCCGCGCAGCGCGGCTCGGTGCTCGACGACTGGCGCAGCGTCGTGGCCAACCGCTCGTTCCTGATGTTCGCGGCGGCGATGATCGGGTCGTACGTGCTGTCCTTCCAGGTCTACCTCGCGTTGCCGCTACAAGCGGCGTACCTGGCGCCCGGAGCCCAATCCTGGGTCGTGGCAGGATTGTTCGTGGTGTCAGGGCTGGTCGCGGTCGCCGGGCAGCTACGCATAACCCGGTGGTTCGCGGCGCGCTGGGGTGCCGGCCGCAGCCTCGTGATCGGGATGCTGCTGCTGGCCGTGGCGTTCGTTCCGGTCGCGGTGGTGCCTGACTCGGGCCGGCTCGGTGTGGTGGCCCTGCTCGCGACAGCGGCGCTGCTGGCACTGGGCTCGGCCGCGGTGTTCCCGTTCGAGATGGACACCGTGGTGTCGCTGTCCGGTGATCGCCTGGTGGCGACGCACTACGGCTTCTACAACACGATCGTGGGTGTCGGCATCCTGCTCGGCAATCTCGCCACCGGGTCGGCCATCACCGCGGCGCGTGCCGTCGACCGGCCGGAACTGGTGTGGCTCGGCCTGCTCGCGGTCGGTGTGGTGTCCGCGCTTGCGCTGTGGGTTTTGCACCGCCGTGGTCATCTCCGGCCGCGCATCCTCACTGCGTCGGGACGGTGA
- a CDS encoding HAMP domain-containing sensor histidine kinase codes for MTAPRLRKRPGLGARLLLAQALVLAAGAGTTGLVAAVVGPPLFREHLHRAGVSGDSAEQMHAEEAYVYATVISIGVALCVAVLAALVVTWYVSRRLQRSVTGVAAAATAIANGHYDSRVPPAHLGDDFDSLTRSFNQMAGRLEAVDASRRRLFADLAHEIRTPVAVLEAYFEAVEDGVRTLDPETVAMLRQQTHRLVRFAADAAALAQAEETQALITPATVTVDDVVGAAAAAAQDRFDAKGVGLSTHVDPGLPQLWADRHRLAQVLDNLLDNALRHTPAGGLVEIGAAADGATVRLTVTDSGDGISADHLPNVFERFYRTDTARDRDRGGSGLGLAITKALVEAHGGHIAATSAGPGTGTTFTITLPGR; via the coding sequence GTGACGGCCCCGCGGTTGCGGAAACGGCCCGGCCTGGGGGCCAGACTGCTGCTCGCCCAGGCCCTCGTGCTCGCGGCGGGCGCAGGTACCACCGGCCTGGTGGCCGCCGTCGTCGGGCCACCGCTGTTCCGGGAGCACCTGCACCGCGCCGGGGTGTCCGGCGACTCTGCCGAGCAGATGCACGCGGAAGAGGCCTATGTCTACGCGACGGTGATCTCGATCGGCGTCGCATTGTGCGTCGCGGTGCTCGCGGCGCTCGTGGTGACCTGGTACGTGAGCCGCCGCCTGCAACGGTCGGTCACCGGTGTCGCCGCGGCCGCAACCGCAATTGCCAACGGCCACTACGACTCCCGGGTTCCGCCGGCCCACCTCGGCGACGATTTCGATTCCCTGACCCGCTCTTTCAACCAGATGGCGGGACGGCTGGAAGCCGTGGACGCGAGCCGCCGCCGCCTGTTCGCCGACCTGGCACATGAGATCCGAACTCCCGTCGCAGTGTTGGAGGCGTACTTCGAGGCGGTCGAGGACGGTGTGCGCACCCTGGACCCCGAAACGGTGGCGATGCTGCGGCAACAGACCCACCGGCTGGTGCGGTTCGCCGCCGACGCCGCCGCGCTCGCGCAGGCCGAGGAAACCCAGGCCCTGATCACCCCGGCTACCGTGACCGTCGACGACGTCGTCGGCGCGGCCGCGGCGGCAGCCCAGGACCGGTTCGACGCCAAGGGCGTCGGGCTGTCGACGCACGTGGACCCTGGGCTGCCACAGTTGTGGGCGGACCGGCACCGGCTCGCACAGGTACTGGACAACCTGCTCGACAACGCGTTGCGCCATACTCCGGCAGGCGGGCTCGTCGAGATCGGCGCCGCCGCCGACGGCGCGACCGTCAGGCTCACCGTCACCGACTCGGGCGACGGCATCAGTGCCGATCATCTGCCGAACGTGTTCGAGCGCTTCTATCGCACGGACACCGCACGCGACCGTGACCGCGGCGGCTCAGGTCTCGGGCTGGCCATCACCAAGGCGCTGGTCGAAGCGCATGGCGGCCATATCGCGGCGACCAGTGCCGGGCCGGGAACGGGAACCACGTTCACGATCACCCTGCCGGGCCGCTAA
- a CDS encoding heavy-metal-associated domain-containing protein produces MSDPTSTVTVTVSGMTCGHCVSSVREEIGGIPGVTAVDVDLASGRVTIASEGAVDQGAIKEAVEEAGYELAG; encoded by the coding sequence ATGAGCGATCCGACCAGCACAGTGACGGTCACCGTGAGTGGAATGACCTGCGGACATTGCGTTTCCTCGGTGCGTGAGGAGATCGGCGGCATCCCCGGCGTCACGGCCGTGGACGTCGATCTGGCGAGCGGCCGCGTCACGATCGCCAGCGAGGGCGCGGTCGATCAGGGCGCGATCAAAGAGGCCGTAGAAGAAGCCGGCTACGAACTCGCCGGCTGA
- the lpqS gene encoding putative copper homeostasis (lipo)protein LpqS → MIVPRLPRLVAVLAIAAWAGVLAGQWQAAGHDRPVHLPHAVSAAIDPGSAVLVDHPHAGDGSTPHAPDSFTAAVLPRATVTAAALLAVAFVVGCVLVCGCAAVRTLRGPPDHHGVPPAGQSLLLRICIARR, encoded by the coding sequence GTGATCGTGCCCCGACTGCCACGATTGGTGGCCGTGCTGGCGATCGCGGCGTGGGCGGGCGTGCTGGCCGGGCAGTGGCAGGCGGCCGGCCACGACCGGCCGGTACACCTGCCGCACGCCGTCTCGGCCGCGATCGACCCAGGCAGCGCGGTGCTGGTGGACCATCCGCACGCCGGTGACGGTTCGACACCGCACGCACCCGACAGTTTCACCGCCGCGGTGCTGCCCCGGGCCACCGTCACCGCGGCCGCGCTGCTTGCGGTGGCGTTCGTCGTGGGCTGCGTGCTGGTGTGCGGGTGCGCTGCGGTGCGCACGTTGCGAGGGCCACCTGACCATCATGGCGTCCCGCCCGCGGGTCAATCGCTTCTGCTCCGGATCTGTATCGCGCGCCGCTGA
- a CDS encoding adenylate/guanylate cyclase domain-containing protein: MPEQLSPAELEASGLLDGLDERTRTERIELIPWLLDRGVTVEQIRNEIAPMLLAPRRLVGDDGSYVSAREISEKTGIDLELLQRMQRAMGLPTVDDPDAAVHLRADAEAVSFAQRFIEMGIEPDQIVQITRMLAEGLGRAAEVMRYAALAAVLRPGATELEIAEGSEELVAEVVPLLGPMISDMLFVQLRHAMANEAVNASERAEGLPLPGARSVTVAFADLVGFTRLGEAVPPEDLERLANRLAEAARDVAVGPVRLIKTIGDAVMFVSTDPVALLDAALALVAVTETDDDFPRLRVGLATGMAVSRAGDWFGSPVNLASRVTGAARPGTVLVAESAREAIGAADAFTWSFAGARHLKGIKGDVKLFRARRAVS, encoded by the coding sequence GATCCCGTGGTTGCTGGACCGTGGCGTGACGGTCGAGCAGATCCGCAACGAGATCGCGCCGATGCTGCTCGCGCCGCGCCGGCTGGTCGGTGACGACGGCAGCTACGTCTCGGCACGTGAGATCAGCGAGAAGACCGGCATCGATCTCGAGCTGCTCCAGCGCATGCAGCGGGCGATGGGCCTGCCGACCGTCGACGATCCGGACGCCGCGGTGCACCTGCGGGCCGACGCCGAAGCGGTGTCGTTCGCGCAGCGGTTCATCGAGATGGGCATCGAGCCCGACCAGATCGTGCAGATCACCCGCATGCTGGCAGAGGGCCTCGGCCGGGCCGCCGAGGTCATGCGGTACGCCGCACTCGCCGCGGTGCTGCGGCCCGGTGCGACGGAGCTGGAGATCGCCGAGGGCTCCGAAGAGCTGGTGGCCGAAGTGGTTCCGCTGCTCGGGCCCATGATCTCCGACATGCTGTTCGTGCAGCTGCGCCACGCGATGGCGAACGAGGCCGTCAACGCCTCGGAGCGGGCCGAGGGCTTGCCGCTGCCGGGGGCCCGGTCGGTCACCGTCGCCTTCGCCGATCTGGTCGGATTCACCCGATTGGGTGAGGCCGTTCCACCGGAAGACCTTGAGCGGCTGGCGAATCGGCTTGCCGAGGCCGCACGCGACGTCGCCGTCGGGCCGGTCCGGCTGATCAAGACCATCGGCGACGCGGTGATGTTCGTCAGTACCGATCCGGTGGCTTTGCTGGACGCTGCGCTGGCCTTGGTGGCGGTCACCGAAACCGATGACGACTTCCCGCGATTGCGCGTGGGCCTCGCGACGGGCATGGCGGTGAGCCGGGCCGGTGACTGGTTCGGCAGCCCGGTGAATCTGGCCAGCCGCGTCACGGGTGCGGCGCGGCCGGGCACGGTGCTGGTGGCGGAGTCCGCGCGCGAAGCCATCGGCGCCGCGGACGCGTTCACGTGGTCGTTCGCCGGGGCCCGGCACCTCAAAGGCATCAAAGGCGACGTGAAACTGTTCCGTGCGCGCCGCGCTGTTTCCTGA
- a CDS encoding response regulator transcription factor has product MDRTSAGYRALVVDDEEALAGVIASYLTREQFDVTVAHDGHDGVRLARDIDPDVVVLDLGLPGIDGVEVCRQLRTFSDAYVVMLTARDTEVDTIVGLSVGADDYMTKPFSPRELVARVRAMLRRPRNAAPAADERRFGALRIDVDGRQVFIDDEPILLTRTEFDVLAALSARPGVVLSRRQLLETVWEPTYVGNEHLVDVHIGHLRRKLGDDPADPQYVITVRGVGYRMGSGR; this is encoded by the coding sequence GTGGACCGAACATCTGCCGGCTACCGGGCCCTCGTCGTCGACGACGAGGAGGCCCTCGCCGGCGTCATCGCCAGCTACCTCACCCGCGAACAGTTCGACGTCACGGTCGCCCACGACGGGCACGACGGCGTCCGGCTTGCCCGCGACATCGATCCCGACGTGGTGGTTCTCGACCTCGGCCTGCCCGGCATCGACGGCGTCGAGGTGTGCCGCCAGTTGCGTACCTTCTCCGACGCGTATGTCGTGATGCTGACCGCCCGCGACACCGAGGTCGACACCATCGTGGGCCTGTCCGTGGGAGCCGACGACTACATGACCAAGCCGTTCAGCCCGCGCGAACTGGTCGCGCGGGTCCGCGCGATGTTGCGCAGGCCACGCAATGCGGCACCCGCGGCCGACGAACGCCGGTTCGGCGCGCTGCGGATCGACGTGGACGGACGCCAGGTGTTCATCGACGACGAACCGATCCTGTTGACCCGCACGGAGTTCGACGTTCTTGCCGCATTGTCGGCCCGGCCAGGCGTGGTGTTGAGCCGGCGTCAACTCCTCGAAACGGTCTGGGAGCCGACATATGTCGGCAATGAGCACCTCGTGGACGTCCACATCGGTCACCTGCGCCGCAAGCTCGGCGACGACCCGGCCGACCCGCAGTACGTGATCACCGTGCGCGGTGTCGGATACCGGATGGGTTCGGGACGGTGA
- a CDS encoding heavy metal translocating P-type ATPase: MSTATEHVELQIGGMTCASCAARIEKKLNKLDGVTATVNYATEKASVRVAGEVTPAQLIEVVEGAGYTAQLPETEPETEAGADDPTAALRTRLIISAALAVPVIAMAMIPALQFTNWQWLSLTLAAPVVVWGAWPFHRAAWTNLRHGTATMDTLISMGTLAAFGWSVYALFWGTAGAAGMTHPFTLAVSRSDGAGNIYLEVAAGVTTFILAGRYFEARSKRRAGAALRALLELGAKDVAVLKNGTEQRIPVERLVVGDEFVVRPGEKIATDGVVIEGSSAVDASMLTGESVPVEVGPDDQVVGATVNVGGRLVVRASRIGSDTQLAQMAQLVEEAQNGKAQAQRLADKVSGIFVPIVIALAVGTLGFWIGTGGSVAAAFTAAVAVLIIACPCALGLATPTALLVGTGRGAQLGILIRGPEVLESTRRVDTIVLDKTGTVTTGTMTLLDVVTAEGDDVADVLRLAGALENASEHPIARAIAHAARDKVGDLPPVEDFANIEGLGVQGVVDGHAVVVGRRRLLADWAQQLPAALDDAVRAAEQQGRTAVAVGWDGQARAVLVVADAVKPTSHDAITQLRGLGLRPVMLTGDNEAAARTIAEQVGIDDVYAEVLPKDKVDVIKRLQADGAVVAMVGDGVNDAAALAQADLGLAMGTGTDAAIEASDLTLVRGDLRAAPDAIRLSRRTLATIKGNLFWAFAYNVAALPLAAAGLLNPMLAGAAMAFSSVFVVSNSLRLRRFR, from the coding sequence ATGAGCACAGCGACCGAGCATGTCGAACTGCAGATCGGTGGCATGACGTGTGCGTCGTGCGCGGCGCGCATCGAGAAGAAGCTCAACAAGCTCGATGGCGTCACCGCCACCGTGAACTACGCGACCGAGAAGGCCAGCGTCCGGGTCGCCGGTGAGGTCACCCCCGCGCAACTCATCGAGGTCGTCGAGGGCGCGGGATACACCGCACAGCTGCCGGAGACCGAACCGGAGACCGAGGCGGGTGCGGACGATCCGACGGCCGCGCTGCGCACGCGGCTGATCATCTCGGCCGCGCTCGCGGTTCCGGTCATCGCGATGGCGATGATCCCCGCGCTGCAGTTCACCAACTGGCAATGGCTTTCGCTGACGCTGGCCGCGCCGGTCGTGGTGTGGGGCGCGTGGCCGTTCCACCGGGCCGCGTGGACCAACCTGCGCCACGGCACCGCCACCATGGACACGCTCATCTCGATGGGCACCCTGGCGGCCTTCGGTTGGTCGGTCTACGCGCTGTTCTGGGGCACCGCCGGGGCGGCAGGCATGACGCATCCGTTCACGCTGGCCGTCTCCCGGTCCGACGGCGCCGGCAACATCTACCTCGAGGTCGCGGCCGGTGTAACAACCTTCATCCTGGCCGGCCGCTATTTCGAAGCCAGGTCCAAACGACGCGCCGGGGCCGCGCTCCGCGCGCTGCTGGAACTCGGCGCCAAGGACGTCGCGGTACTCAAAAACGGTACGGAGCAACGTATTCCGGTAGAGCGGCTGGTGGTCGGCGACGAGTTCGTGGTGCGGCCGGGGGAGAAGATCGCGACCGACGGCGTGGTGATCGAGGGCTCCTCGGCGGTCGACGCCTCGATGCTCACCGGGGAATCGGTGCCCGTCGAGGTCGGGCCGGACGATCAGGTGGTCGGTGCCACGGTCAACGTCGGTGGCCGACTCGTGGTGCGCGCCAGCCGAATCGGATCCGACACGCAGCTCGCGCAGATGGCTCAGCTCGTGGAGGAAGCCCAGAACGGCAAGGCGCAGGCACAGCGCCTGGCCGACAAGGTGTCCGGCATCTTCGTGCCCATCGTCATCGCACTCGCGGTGGGCACCCTGGGATTCTGGATCGGCACCGGCGGATCGGTCGCAGCCGCGTTCACGGCGGCGGTCGCGGTGCTCATCATCGCCTGCCCGTGCGCGCTCGGGCTGGCCACTCCGACCGCGCTGTTGGTCGGGACCGGTCGCGGCGCGCAACTCGGGATCCTGATCCGCGGGCCGGAAGTGCTCGAGTCGACGCGGCGTGTCGACACGATCGTGCTCGACAAGACCGGCACCGTGACCACCGGGACCATGACCCTGCTCGACGTCGTCACGGCCGAGGGCGACGACGTCGCCGACGTGCTGCGGCTGGCCGGTGCGCTGGAGAACGCGTCCGAGCATCCGATCGCGCGCGCCATCGCGCACGCCGCGCGCGACAAGGTGGGCGACCTGCCCCCGGTCGAAGATTTCGCCAACATCGAGGGGCTCGGCGTGCAGGGCGTCGTCGACGGCCACGCCGTGGTGGTGGGGCGTCGGCGGTTGCTCGCGGATTGGGCGCAACAGCTGCCCGCAGCGCTCGACGATGCCGTGCGGGCCGCCGAGCAGCAGGGTCGCACCGCCGTTGCGGTCGGCTGGGACGGTCAGGCGCGGGCCGTGCTGGTGGTGGCCGACGCCGTCAAGCCCACGTCACACGACGCCATCACCCAGTTGCGCGGCCTGGGCCTGCGCCCGGTCATGCTCACAGGCGACAACGAGGCGGCCGCCAGAACCATCGCCGAACAAGTTGGTATCGACGACGTTTACGCCGAGGTGCTGCCCAAGGACAAGGTCGACGTGATCAAGCGGCTGCAGGCCGACGGCGCCGTGGTCGCCATGGTGGGCGACGGGGTCAACGATGCTGCCGCGCTCGCGCAGGCCGATCTGGGCCTGGCGATGGGCACCGGGACCGACGCCGCGATCGAGGCGAGCGACCTGACGCTGGTCCGCGGCGACCTGCGGGCCGCGCCCGACGCCATCCGGCTTTCCCGCAGAACCCTGGCGACCATCAAGGGAAATCTGTTCTGGGCCTTCGCCTACAACGTCGCTGCGCTGCCACTGGCCGCGGCGGGCCTGCTCAATCCCATGCTCGCAGGCGCGGCCATGGCGTTCTCGTCGGTGTTCGTGGTGAGCAACAGCCTGCGGCTACGGCGATTCCGGTGA